In one Pseudodesulfovibrio tunisiensis genomic region, the following are encoded:
- a CDS encoding BCCT family transporter, with translation MNPFKRFKIIREADLSISTASSNCHPVECEKSSINHTIFWIPFSLIASSIIIGMAMPELFESIVKHGQAFILDNFSWLFSSTGFLCLIVITVAFFSKFGNVVIGGKKAKPVLSKWQWFAVTLCTTIAINILFWPIVEPLQDMLAPPQSFGFAPNSYNAAKFSLASMYMNWGLVPYSINALPALVFAVCYYNLKRPFSLGSILFPIFGKRANQGVGKVVDIISLYALALGMGTSLGTGVLMLSRGISRFFPSIQSSPQVWGMIITMVIIVCLISSISGLLKGMRILSEFNTKLFFILIIAAFILGPTVFILDFSVESFGSFANNFFSRCLFTDAFRIDSWPQKWTVFSFANYMIWAPISALFLGRISKGYTVREFISINVILPVVFVFIHSSVFSSTAIWQQIFGGVDLQASIATGVDEAVYILLENMDLAAVIVPVFLFIVFISFITAADSTTNAMASLTTKHLSEKDQEAPVVLKVAWGLIIGTLAFIMLASSGLEGMKTLTYLGGTPITLVIIGAVFSLIKLIKTRERLNEV, from the coding sequence TTTTCTGGATTCCATTTTCACTCATTGCCTCATCGATCATCATCGGCATGGCAATGCCGGAGCTTTTTGAATCCATAGTGAAGCATGGTCAAGCATTCATACTTGACAATTTCAGCTGGCTTTTTTCTTCCACTGGATTTCTGTGTCTCATTGTCATAACCGTGGCGTTCTTCTCGAAATTCGGCAACGTGGTCATCGGTGGCAAAAAGGCGAAGCCAGTACTGAGCAAATGGCAATGGTTCGCCGTCACTCTTTGTACAACCATAGCCATCAACATCCTTTTCTGGCCCATTGTCGAGCCGTTGCAGGACATGCTGGCACCGCCGCAAAGTTTTGGGTTCGCACCAAACAGCTACAATGCAGCAAAATTCTCGCTGGCATCCATGTACATGAACTGGGGTCTGGTGCCCTACTCCATCAATGCATTGCCCGCGCTGGTATTCGCTGTCTGCTACTATAATTTGAAAAGGCCGTTCAGCCTTGGCTCCATCCTGTTCCCGATCTTCGGCAAACGCGCCAATCAGGGCGTGGGCAAGGTCGTGGACATCATTTCCCTGTACGCTCTGGCCCTCGGCATGGGGACATCGCTGGGAACCGGCGTCCTCATGCTCTCCCGCGGCATTTCCCGCTTCTTCCCCTCGATCCAGAGCTCCCCGCAGGTGTGGGGCATGATCATCACCATGGTCATCATCGTCTGTCTCATCTCCTCCATCAGCGGGCTGCTCAAGGGCATGCGCATCCTTTCGGAATTCAACACCAAGCTGTTTTTCATCCTCATCATCGCTGCCTTCATCCTCGGCCCCACGGTCTTCATTCTGGACTTCAGCGTGGAATCCTTCGGTTCGTTTGCCAACAACTTCTTTTCCCGCTGCCTGTTCACGGATGCCTTCCGCATTGATTCCTGGCCGCAGAAATGGACCGTGTTCTCCTTTGCCAACTACATGATCTGGGCACCGATCTCCGCCCTGTTTCTGGGACGCATCTCCAAGGGATACACGGTCAGGGAATTCATCTCCATCAACGTGATCCTTCCCGTGGTCTTCGTCTTCATCCATTCGTCGGTGTTCAGCAGCACGGCCATCTGGCAGCAGATATTCGGCGGCGTGGACCTTCAGGCCAGCATCGCGACCGGTGTTGACGAGGCCGTCTACATCCTTCTGGAAAACATGGATCTCGCGGCTGTCATCGTGCCCGTGTTCCTGTTCATCGTATTCATTTCCTTCATCACGGCCGCGGATTCGACCACGAATGCCATGGCTTCCCTGACCACCAAGCATCTGTCCGAAAAGGATCAGGAAGCGCCCGTGGTTCTCAAGGTGGCCTGGGGCCTGATCATCGGAACGCTGGCGTTCATCATGCTTGCGTCCTCGGGGCTGGAAGGCATGAAGACCCTGACCTATCTCGGTGGTACCCCCATCACGCTGGTCATCATCGGGGCAGTGTTCTCGCTCATCAAACTCATCAAGACCAGGGAAAGACTCAACGAAGTCTAG